TTGCAGCCGTCGCTGACGCGGCGGAAGAAGCCGCGCAGGCGCGCGATCTGTCCGTCGTCGAGGCTTGCGTCCCAGAGCTCCTGCGGGAGGTACCATCCGGCGAATGAGCGGTGTTTGCCGTAGCGGCGCCACGCCTCGTCGGCGAGCCGGAGACAGGCTTGCGCGGCGCCGTCGAGGTAGGCCGCGTCCGTCGCCTGTTTCCACCATCCCTCGTCCGAGGAGAGGCCGACATAGACTTCCATGTGGTGCCGGTCCGCGTAGTCGAGGATGACGGCGGTCGGATCGATCGCGCCGGCCCGGGCGGGTATGAACCGCTGATCTCCGGAAGCCAGGTACTGCAGCACGACGATCCGCATCTTCGCGCGGCGCATCGCATCGAGCTCCCGACGCCAGGCGTCGGCGTCCAGGCGCATCATCCACTCCTGGTACTGGATGAAGCCACCGTCCAGGCGAAGCGGGCGCGGTGTGCCACGAGCGGGCGCGGGCGCAACGGTGAGCGCAAGGCCGAGGGCAAGAAGGTTCATGGAAGCGAGGCTCCGTGCATCGAGTGGGGCCGACAGAGGGCCCCTGCCGTCCGGGATCATACTGGAGAGCGCGGCGTCCTGTCAACGCCGCGCGGAGGGATCGCCAGGTAGCCGGGCGAATAGATCGCCGCGGAGAGCCTGCCCACTCACCATGACACCGCCGCGCTACAGGATTCTGTTCGTCGACATCGACGGCACGCTCGTTGGCGACAGCGATGACCCCTCGGCCCGAGCGTTCGCCGCGCTGGAGCGGGCCGGACGTGCCGGATGCCGGGTGGTGCTCTGCACGGGCCGCAGTCGCCACACGACCCGCCGGCTCGCCGCCAGGCTGGGCGGCTCGCACGGCGTGTTGCTGAACGGGGCCGTGATCGTGGAATGGAGCTCGGGGATGGTCCTGCGCAAGACCGCGCTCGATCCCGGCGTCGTCTCCCGGGCGATCGAGGTGGTCCGGGCGCACGGTATGGCGCCGCTGTGCTTCGGCACGCGTGACGACGATCGCTGGATCGTGACGGATGGTCGGGCGCCGGTGCACCCGGGCTACGCGCGGCACAACGCTGACCGACTCGTCTGGCGCGATGACGTCTCGGTCGACCTGGAGGACCTGCCGACGATGGTGGCCGCCTACGGGCCCCCGGCCCGCGGCCGCGCCGTGGCGGAGGCGGCCCGGCGTGCTCTCGGGCGGAGCGTGCGCGTGATCGAGTCGGTGTCGCCGCGCTATGACTGCTGGTGCACCGAGATCCACAGTCCGGAGGCCGACAAGGCGCTGGCCGCCGCCGCGCTTGCGGAACGGCTCGGGGTGGCCGCCTCCGAGTGCGCGGCCATCGGCGACCACTTGAACGACATCTCGCTGCTGCGCTGGGCGGGCCTGGGCGTGGCCATGGGAGACGGGCATCCCGACGCGCGCGCTTGCGCGGACCGGGTGACCGGGTGTCTGGCCGACGATGGGCTGGCGAGCGCGGTTGAGCGCTACGTGCTGGGCGACGGCCACTGAGGCGGAGGCACGCACATGGGTAGAGCGGTCGGAGTCGTCCTTGCCGCGGCGTTCGCGGCGCTCGGCTGTTCGGCAGTGGCGCAGGCGCCGGTCCAGGCGCCCGCGCAGCGCCCGGCGCCTGCCCGGGCGCCCGTCCAGCAGCCGCTGGGTCTCCCGGTCCTCGAGTTGCCGCGGCTCACGCTGCCCGTGCTGGGCGGGCCGTCGACTCGCGAGGCCGCGCCGGCCGTCCAGGCGCCCGCCGCGCCGTCGTCCACGTGGCGCGGGCCGGTGCTGCTGGGTCCGCCGATCCTGACCAGGCCCGACGCGATCCCGCTGGCGCCGGTTCCGCCGCTGCCCATCATCGGGCCGACGATGCTTCTCGCGCCCGCCGCCGCGCCGGGAGCCCCCGCGGCCCAGCCCGCCACGGCGCCCGGTACCGCCTCCCTCGCCCTGCCACTGCTGACCTTCGACGCTTTCGCGACCGCCGCGGGGCGCGCGGCCGCGGGAGGGATGGCGGGGCCGTTCCCGCTGCTCTCCCTGCCCGTTCTGTCGTGGGACGTGGTGCCCCTCAGCGCGGAGGGCGCGGCGTACGCTTCGCGCGCCGCCTCCAGCCTCGCCGCGCCAGGGCAACCGGGCGCCGGCGTGCTCGAAGCGCCCATTCTACCGTACTCCGTGGTTGCGCCC
The nucleotide sequence above comes from Chthonomonadales bacterium. Encoded proteins:
- a CDS encoding HAD family phosphatase; amino-acid sequence: MTPPRYRILFVDIDGTLVGDSDDPSARAFAALERAGRAGCRVVLCTGRSRHTTRRLAARLGGSHGVLLNGAVIVEWSSGMVLRKTALDPGVVSRAIEVVRAHGMAPLCFGTRDDDRWIVTDGRAPVHPGYARHNADRLVWRDDVSVDLEDLPTMVAAYGPPARGRAVAEAARRALGRSVRVIESVSPRYDCWCTEIHSPEADKALAAAALAERLGVAASECAAIGDHLNDISLLRWAGLGVAMGDGHPDARACADRVTGCLADDGLASAVERYVLGDGH